One Mycobacterium paraseoulense genomic window, ACTCCTCAGCCCCAATCGATCTAGGTAGTCCCTTCGGCGGCTTCAAAGAATCAGGCATCGGCCGCGAAGGTGGCCCCGAGGGCGTCACCGGCTTCATCGAATACCAATCGATCCTGCTAGGCGGGACCGACGAATGACCCGAACCCACGACCGTCCGACCGACAAAAGGTAGCGCGCGATGGCATCCGTTGACAGCACACCCACAATTGACCTCGACGACCTGAGCTGGTGGACCAGACCGGCCAACGAGCGAGACGCCGCGTTCGCATGGCTACGCGCCAACGAACCCCGCCCGTACTGTCCAGAGCGCGACACGCAAGGCAACCCGCGCGGCGGCGGCTTTTGGGCGTTGACGCGCTACGACGACATCCGGGAGGTAAGCCGCCGCGCCGGAGACTTCTGCTCGGGGCAAGGCACGCTCATCTTCGATCAGTCGCAGGCCATGCTCGAGTACCGCAGTTCGGTGATCACTATGGACGACCCCGAGCACACCCGCGTACGAAAGATCGTCTCCCGCGGCTTCACTCCCCGCTCGCTCGAGCGCGTGCGCGCCGACGTCGATCAACAGAGCCGGGCCATCCTCGATAGCGTGCGCGAGCGTGGTGCATGCGACTTCGTCACCGAAGTTGCGGCCCTGCTTCCGCTCCGCATCGTCAACGACATGATGGGGGTTCCGCGCAGCTATGAACGGCGCATATTCGACCTCACCAACATCATCATGGGCGCAAGCGATCCTGAATACGTCCCCGACCAGAGTCCGCGAGCGGTCGGCTCGGCCATCTACGCCGCCAGCGACGAACTCGCCGCGCTGCTAGCAGAACTCGCCAACGATCGGATCAACAATCCCCGTGACGATGTGATCACCGCACTTGTCGCGGCGCGCAATGAGGACAACCTAAGCCCCCAGGAACTTGCCGCGTTTTTCATCCTGCTCATCACCGCAGGCAACGAGACCACCCGTAACGCAATCGCGCACGGCATGCACGCCTTGACGTTGTTTCCCGATCAGCGGGCGCTGTGGCTGTCGGATCCCCAGACCCATACCAAGGCTGCGGTCGAAGAAATCGTCCGGTGGGCCTCGCCGGTCTTGCACATGCGGCGCACGGTCACCCGCGACGGTGTAATGCTCGGCGACCAGGTATTTGAGCGCGGAGACAAAGTAGTGCTCTGGTACCGCTCGGGCAATCAGGACGAAACCTACTTCGAACGCGGCACGGAATTCGACATCACCCGAAAGCAAATCGCGCACTTGGGATTCGGCGCCCCCGGACCTCACTACTGCCTGGGCGCGAACCTGGCCCGACTCGAGCTTTCCATCTTCTTCCTCAAGCTCTTCTCCACGCTGCCAGATATCCGCACGGTGGGCGAGCCGGACTACCTGCGGGCCAACTTCGTGCACGGGATCAAGCACCTACAGGTCGAGTACATGCCGAGCTGACCGCGAGTGACCGGTGAGAAGCCGAGCGCCTGCGCGCCGGCCGATCGATACTGGGCGTGCGCGGCGGCTGTCGGTCCACGCAGCAACCGATCGAGCGGCGCGCAGATCGTCTGCACGTCCTGGGCCACCATGTCTTGCGGCATTCCACCGATCGAGGTCCAGAGAAACAGCGTTTCACACCGACGTCGATATGAGTTCGATGGCCTGCGACGCGCCGGCGTGCGGCGCAACGAGGAACCGCAGCTGCGCTGCCCTGACCGCTACAGGCCCACCGTCGTCGAACCGGCGACTTGCACCGCAGTCTAAGCAGACTACTCATTTAGGGGCCGTCCGGCGACCGGACAGCGGTCGTGGCGGCTCTCGCGCAGCGCCACTTGACAGCGTATAGTTGTTGTCGACGATGGATTGAGACCCCGATCCGTGCTGGCGAGCTGGTTGCCTCAGCTTCGAACAGAGAAGGGACATGATGACGAAACTCTGGGCCAATTCCGGTGACTCGCACTTCCTGGAGCCCGACGAATTATGGCGGGACAACTTGCCGCCTCACCTTGCCGAACGCGTACCAAGGTCCGTCAAGGATCCCGACGGCGAGTGGGAGACTGTCCATATCGACAGTATGGCGTTCCGGCGCAAACTTCCCACCAGTGCCGCACGCAAGTTTATGGAGATGACCGTCGGCGCTCCGGGCGGCAAGGACGTGTCGGTGCGCATTAACGACCTGGACAACGAGGGCGTGTGGGGCGAGGTCGTCTACCCTTCACTTGGGTTGTGGTGCTCGTCGTTCCGCAGCCCAGAACTGCTGCGTGAGGCTTTGCGGGTCAGCAACGACTGGGCGTACGAAACCCTGGAGAAAGCCAGCCCGCGGCTGGTCACCGTCGGTCAAGTGTCCACACTCGACGTCGGCGACGCGGTCAAGGAACTGGAGCGCATCGCCGAGATGGGCTACCGCGCGGTCTTCCTGCCGACCCTGCCTCATCCCATGCAGAAGGATTACAACTATCCCGAGTGGGAACCGTTCTGGGACGCATGCGATGCCGCGAACATGGTCATCGCTTTCCATATCGGCAGCGAGCCCGTCGATCTGAGTGACAAGACACGGAACCCTGGCCAGAAGTACCGCGGTCCAGGCGGCGCCGTCCTCAACTACACCGAGACGACGTTCGAAGGCCAGCGGGCGGTCATGAAGCTGGTCGCGTCCGGCGCACTGGACAAGCGACCGAACCTCAAGGTGTTGGTCTCCGAAGGCGGCGCCACATGGGTTCCGTTCATCGCCGACCGCATGGAGGAAGGCTACCGTCAGCACCACATGGCGGTGCGGCCCAAGCTCGAGCGTCCGATCCGCGAGCAGATCTTCAGCCAGGTGTACGCCTCGTTCCAGCACGACAAAAGCGCGGTCGCGGCCGCGACCTACATGGGCTACCACAACGTCATGTGGGGCAGCGACTACCCCCACATGGAGGGGACGTTCGGCCACACGCAGGAGACTCTGCACGAGTTGTTCGACGACGCCGATCCGAAGGTGGCCGAGCGGGTCATGCGCGGCACGTTCTACGAACTGTTCCCCGATGTGCCGCAGGTTCCCGTCGAGGAGCCCGTGGGTGCCGGCGCCTGATGTCCGACAATGTCCTGCACGATTCGCCGAGGGAGTTCCTATCCGACGCGGTGTCCTCGGGTGAATGCGACGTGCAGTCCGTCATTCCGCTCGACGATGGGACTTACTCTTGCGGCTGCTCGTGTAAGGACTGGGTGATGACCGCCGAAAGCCTGCAGGCCGGGCTCGAGCTGGCCCGCAAACACACCGCCGAGACCGCGGCCGCCAAAGCGGTCTCGGCCAGGGCAGGCGGTTAGGTCTGCCGGTCTGTTGACGAGATGAAGCGCCGGCCGGAGATTCCGGCCGGCGCTTTGTTGCCGCGCGAGGTCAGCGCAGGGTGATACGAGCGCCGCCCGACGTCGATGTCACTTCACCCGCCACGCCAGTAGGCTGCCGGTCGAACCGCGTCGCGCGTGGTCCCACCGTGGACACGACAAGCTGTCCATCGACGCTCTCGACCGCCCACTCCTCCTCGTCGTACTGCAATCCCGCACGATCAGGCGCGGTGACGGCCACGGCCGGACCCAACCGGACGTACAAACCCGCCTCGATGCCGAGGTCGTTGAGCACCGGCAGCGCCTCCGGCCTGGCCAAGATGGTGCCAACGGAGCCGAGCCGAACGGCGGCATCGGTGAGTTGCCGCATGGCTGTGACCGTTTCGGCACTCAAACCGATCACCATTTCGGTGTTCAGCCGGCGGATGTACATCTCCGAACGACGCGCGTCCCAGTTCCACGGTTCGGCGTTCGAATGCACCGCGCCCGCCACGCCAGCACCGACGCGAAACGCATCAATCCACGGCGTCTCGGATGGGGTGGCCGTCACCAGAACGTGACTGCCCTTGCCGATGCCGTGACCGCGTAAGACCTGCGCAGCCCAGGCACTGTCGCGTGCGAAATCGTCTTCGCTGACGGTGAAGTCGATGACATCGTCACCTACCTTGTAGCGCCCGATCCAAGCGATTCCTGGCCGCTGAAGCTTTGCAGCCCTGGCGATGGTCGATTGTTGGCTCATGACTTCGCAATCCTCGGAATCTTGGCCGCCGACGAGGCACGGGCGACGATTTCCTTCTCCTCGAGCAATTCGACGGTCGGGGAGATACCGACCGCTTCGGCCAAGCCTGCGCAGATCCGCTCACGCAGTTCGCCGGTGTCCTTGGTCAAATCCGGTGCATAACCCACACGCAAGTGCAGCTCATCCACCTCTTTCTGCGGCCGGATGATTTGGAACAGCGCCGAGCGGGTCTCGTCGAATTGCTCGATAACCGCCCATACTTCCAGCGGCATGACCGATTTGCCCCGTACGATCGTCAGGTCGCCCGCCCGCCCCAGCGGCCAGAACCGGGCATGAGTACGACCGCATTCGCAGTGCTGCCTGTTCACTCGCACCAGATCCTCAGCGCGATAGCGGATCAACGGCGCAACGACGTTATCGAGGTCGGTCGTGACCAATTCGCCGACCTCCCCTTCGATCACCGACTCGTTCTGGTCGGGGACGAGGTCCTCCACCAACACGGTGTCCTCGTGGACGTGGTATCCGTCGTGCTGCTTGCATTCCCACGCGGTTCCGGTGTCGCCGGCGCTCGTCCACAGCACCAGGTCGGTGTCCCATTCCTCCCTGACGGTCTGCTGCATGCGCGACCCCATCGGCTCACCGGCGAAGGTCATGAACTTCAGCGGAGCCAACGCCTCACGCATGTCGCGGTGATGACTGAGACGCTCGAGTTCCGAAATCAGCGGCCCCACAACATGGACCTGCCTGACGTCGTACCGCTTGATGGCGTCCAGCACCGCATCCCATTGGCCAAACCAGCTGTCGATGGCGATCGGGACGACACCGAGTATTCGGTGCTCGTGGCAGGACGCACCGCGAAACGTCGCCGACCCGGTGATCGCGTGATCGCCCGGGCGCAGGCCGTGCTCCCAAAGTGCCCGTACCCAACCCACCATCAGCGGGATGTACTCGTCATATTGCTCGTTGAAGAACGTCGGGTCACCGGTGGTCCCCGAACTCGACGCGATCGACGTCAAATCGGCCGGGTCGACGCACAGGATCCCTCCATACGGGTCGCCGGTCTTCTCCCGGTAATCGCGGATCATGTCCTTATTGATGAACGGGATTCGCTCCTTGAAATCCTGCAACGACCGGATGTCGGCTGGCTTGACCCCCGCTTCATCCCAGTGCATGCGGTAGAAGTCCGACCGCTCGTAAACATACGGAATCAGCTCGAGAACGCGTTGCTCCTGCAGTTGTTCGAGTTCCGGCCGCGGCATGGCCTCTATTTCAGGTTCGAACAGATCTTCTTTACTCATCGGTCTCCGGGGATTCGCCGTCGATAGTTAAACAGTATACTCATTCTGCATACCACATCATGGCTTGAGCAGCCGGGCGAGTCAAGGCGCTCCGGCGCTGACATCGCACCCGCTGCTGCCGCTTCCCGCGCGCATTACCGTGGCTGGAGAATGGATTCGGTGCGCTGACGCCGACGGCCTGTTAGACCCCGAGCAGCCCTCGTTTGAGATCGAGCTCGAGTCCGGAGGGTTCGCGGGCAACGACATCGGACAATCCAAATCGGCGACGGATCAATCGCGCATTGGCCGGGGTATATTCGCGCCAACACCTGCACGGCCGCCAACGGATACCCCACACCGGGGTCTAGCCATGTCATGCCTTCTCGGACAAAGCTTTTCGCAGCTCAACGCGGCGAATCTTGCCCGACGACGTCAACGGCATGGCTTCGATAGGAATCCACTTTTTGGGCACCTTGAACGAGGCGAGCCGCTCCCGGCCGTACTCCATCAACCGTGCCTCGTCCATGTCGTAACCGGGATTGAGCAGGACAAATCCCACAGGCACCTCACCCCAACGGACGTCGGGTTGACCGACCACCGCCACGGCAGCCACCGATTCATGCGTGGACAACACAGCCTCGACCTCATCCGGGTAAATGTTCTCGCCGCCGCGAATGATTACGTCTCGCGCGCGCCCGTGCGACGTCACGTACCCGTTTTCGTCCATCGCTCCGAGATCCCCTGTGTGCAGCCATCCGTCGTCGTCGACGACCTCGGCGGTCGCCTCAGGTTGGCCAAGGTAGCCGACCATGCGCATGTCCGAACGGGTACAAATCTCCCCCACCACACCGTCGCGAGCCGTACGGCCGTTGGGCAGGGCGATGCGTACGTCGCGGCCTGCCAACGGTCGTCCCAGCGATGTCGCCTTTAGCTCAGGCGGGTCGTCGCGGCTCGATTGCAAAAACGCCGGGGCTTCGCTCTGCCCATAGCTGACAATGCACTCCACGCCGAACCGCGATTCGACCGTGCGGATCGTCTCCGGCGGAACGTAGGCGCCTCCCCCCATGACGGTGCGTAGGGAGGGTAATTGATCCGGGCTGAAGCCGGGCCGCTCGAGCAGGTCGTAGAGGATGGTCGGCACCGCCGCCACGACGGTCGCCGCGGTGTTCTTGACGAAGGCGATCAGTTGATCGACGTCGTAACGTGCCAAGGTGCCGAACGACGAACCGGCGGCAAGCACACCCAGCACAATCGCCACCGAACCGCCGACGTGGTGCAACGGCGCCGCGGTCACCAGGATGTCATCGGCGGTATGCCCCCAGCCCCCTACCCACAGTGCCCCCGCGTTGACCGATGCAGCGTGGTCGAGCACCGCGCCCTTTGGTCGTCCCGTCGTGCCGGAGGTGTACTGAATGATGAAGGGCGCCTTGGGATCGACGGTGGGCAAGGAGTGGGTGCCGTCGGTCGATCCCGCCCATTCGACCAACTCCAGGACTTGCGGGCGCGCCGCGCATGAGCCCGCCGCCGACCGCAGGGAGTCGATGACGCCTCGTCCACGGAACTCGTTCACCGCCAGCACGACACGGCTGTCGGTCATGCTGAGGATGTGAACGAACTCGTCTTCACGCATCGCGGGATTCATCGGCACCAGCACCACACCCGCGAGGGCGCAGGCGTACTCGAGCAATACCCACTCGATCGAATTGGGGCCACAGACCGCGACCGCCTCGCCTGGTTCGACGAATTCGAGCAGTCCCCGGGCCATCCTGCACGCGTCGCGATAGACGTCGGCGTACGTCAAAGCGGTGATCGTGTCGCCGGCGGCCGACCAGTACAGCGCAACCCGGCCCGCATCGTGGCGCGCGCGGTGTTGCAGTAATGCACCAACGGACTCGTCGATCCAGGGGAAGTCGGGATCACGCAGCCACAACGACAGACCGTCGACCTTGCCCATCGCTACCTCCAGCAATCTGTCATCACCCACTGATACGGCACTATATTCGGCACGTATACGGGTGGCGAAAATAGTGTCCTAGATTGCGCTTCTGCGGCTCGCTTGCGTTCCTCTCAACATCAACAGGGTCGACCTGCAGGCGCCCAATCCGGCCGATAGACCGCGGCAGCGCTGACCGAAGGAATCCTCTCAATACCGCGGTTTACCTCGGTTTTTAACCATTCTTGAGACCGGCTCAGCTGGCCGCGACGCGGCGCTGTAGACCTCACCCTGGTGCGAATATCCGGGTGCCCGGCACCGACGGGAACAGGGTTCGAATAAAGTGCTCTTTGTTGTACGCTCGATGAGCGGTTGACCAACGTTCACCTACGATCTGGTCTCGCCAGCATGCGACAGGAGACCCACATGGCGCTCGTACAAGACGCCGTCGGCGAATTGCCCTACCGTCGGGGCGTTTGGGTGAGCTTCGACCGACACAGCTACGAGGCGTCCGGACGCGAAGTGCCGCTGGCCGGCGACCCGCGTGGTGAGAGCCCGCCGACTTCTACGAGCGTGTGGCCGGTGTGCCCCAGGGCGAAAGATGCGCCCACTGGCGTCACCGGTTGCGACATGCTCGACGTCCGTTAGAAACGACCACGGTACTTATCGAGAGATCAAACATCAGGAGATCAAAGAATATGGAGACCAAACTCGAGCCGTTCGATTTCCGGCTCTCGGAATACGGCAAGGCGACCGAATATGTCCAGCCTCCACAGCCGTATCTCGCACAAAAGGTCGCCGATCTTCGGTACGAGCGTGTCGAAGAGGGTGTCGTCTATCTCTACCGGCACGACGACATCATCAAAATCAATCGACACCCCAAGGTCCTTGGCGTTGGTGGCCGCGGACCGGCATTCGGGGTTCCCATGCCACTGATCCCACTCGAGATCGACGGCGACGACCACGCCAAGTGGCGGCGCATCCTCGATCCGATGTTCACGCCCAAGCAGGTGGCACGTCTCGAGGATGCGGTGCGCCAGCTGGCCGGTGAGCTCGTCGACGGGTTCGCAGGAGACGACATCGTGGACATCACCCAGCGCTATTGCGTGCCGCTGCCCTGTCTGACATTTCTGCAATTGTTCGGTGCTCCCACAAAGGATCTCGATTTCTTCCTGCAATTCATGAAGGACATCCTTCATCCCACCGGAAAGACCGCCGAAGAGAACCAGGAGATCGGGGCTGCCGCCGGCATGCGCCTGGTCACCTACTTCACCGAGCACCTCGCCAATCGTCGCGCCACCGAGCCCCGCGATGACGTCCTGGGCATCCTGCTGGAGACCGAGATTGACGGCGAACGGTTAAACGACATGGAGCTGATGAACATCATCACGCTGATGATGTTCGCCGGCCTCGACACGGTGACATCGTCACTTTCGCTGATGCTCGACTGGCTCGCTCGGCATCCCGACGAACGCGCCCGGGTCATCGCCGATACGTCGCTGATTCGCGGATTGGTTGAGGAACTACTGCGCTACGAGTCGCCGGTGCCTGTCGGCACGCGCTACCCGACCGAGGACGTTGACCTCGGTGACGGCCTCGTGATCAAGGCCGGCGAGGCCATCCTCGCATCGTGGGCGACAGCGAACCTCGATGCGTCGGTGCACGACGATCCCTTGCGTATCAACATCGATCGGCCGCGTCATCAGCACATCGCTTTCGCCAGCGGCACGCATCGTTGTCTGGGCTCCAACCTCGCCCGCATGGAGCTCAAGATCGCGATCGAAGAACTGCACAAGCGCTTGCCACACTATGAGCTCGCGCCTGGCGAAGACGTCCGATACGTTAACCTGCCGGTGCGCAGCGCGGAGTACCTGCCCCTCAAATTCCTGAACGGCTGAACGGCGGTCCCCGGCCGCAGCTCAAGAAGTACGGAGGGGCGGCCCGCCGCTCGTTGGCAGGCGCCTATTGACTGCGGGTACCGCCGCCGGGGTAGCCACCGCCACCGAACTTCTGGTCCAACAGCGCATAGTCCTTGCCGCCGGTGACCAAACGTGGGAGCGCGTCGAGGAATTCGACGAATTTTGGTTTCTTGTACGACGCAATGCGCGCCTTGCAGTGGGCGATGACGTCTTCTGCCGTGACCGTGTGTCCCGGTTCAACGACGATGATCGCCTTGACCGATTGCACGTACTGGGCATCCGGCACACCAATGATGGCCGCTTCCTTGACCGCATCGATTTCCTCGATGCACCGCTCGACTTCCGCGGGATAGATGTTCTCGACACCGGACTTGATCATCTGTGTCTTGGGTCCGATGAAGTTGATGATGCCGCCTTCGTCCCGCAATCCGAGGTCGTTGGTTCGCCAGCCGCCACTGCGGGTGCGTTCGGCATTGATCTGCGGCCTGTTCCAGTACCCGGCGTGAACCATCGGACCGTCGAACGTGATCTCGCCGACTTCGCCCTGCGGCACCTCGCGACCGTCTTCGTCCAGGATGTAGACGCGCGTCCACGGCGATGGACGCCCAGCCGTCGAAACCCCTGCCTTACCGCCGTATCCGGCGAAGCAGTTGAATCCCGTCGCCTCGGTCTGACCGTATCCACCACGGAAGAACGCCGACGTGTCGGGCGAGACCATGTCGACCCAGCCGGGCACTGGAAACGGCGACCGGAAGCTCGTTAAGTCGTGCGCGCCATCGGCGTTGAGTTCGACGATCTTCTCGATGGTGGGGGGGAGCACGAATCCCGACACACAACGCTCGCGGCTGATCGCCTCCATCACATACTGCGGCTCGGCTCGTGCGATGAATACATTCGTTCCGCCGATGTGAAAGGTGGCCACTGTGAACATGAGGCTGCCAATGTGAAACAGCGGTCCGCAGTTCAAATACACGTATTCCGAAGTGATCTCGGCGAGATAGAAGAGGTTCGCGTCCTGCGTTAGCAGCCCGAGCTGGGTGATCATTGAACCGTTGGGGCGACCACCGAAAGCCGCCGTATACATCACCACGACCGGCAATGCCGGATCGACATCGCCGAACGAGGAGTTCGGTTCGTTCGCTGCGAGCAAACGCTCGTAGCCGTCTTCGCCATCGCCGTCGTGCTGAACCCACAGCGCTTCGCCGCCGACCTTGGTGCGGGCCTCCTTCGACACGTCGCCGGTGATGTCCTCCTGCCAGACCACGACCTTGGGGTCGAGATCTTCGATCACGAACACGAACTCGTCGACGGACTGCCGCCAGTTCACCGGGCATGTCATCGCGCCCAGCCTCGCGCTTGCCAAAATCAACTCGAGCAACCGGTGACAGTTCTGGCCCAGCCACAGCAGCCGATCGCCCTCGCCGACGCCGGCATTCTTAAGGCAACCCGCCAGCCGGTCGACCCGTTCCCGCAGTTGGCGATAGGTGTAGCGGTGTTCGCCACATACGGTGGCGACCTTGTCGGGATAGGTGCGACTGTTCTGATCCAGAACATCACCCAACGTCAACCGATACATATGACACTCCTCATGGATCAGGCCTTCGGCGCGACTTTGGAGCGGACGGAAAGTGCGCATCGCGGGAATCTATTAAGTATCCTTAATCGGGAGGATAGCATGCGCCCGGATTTCGCCGAAGAAAGCGGGATCAAGCACTGGTTAGCGCGGGATCCACCGCGACGGGCCGGCTAGCAGTACGCTCTGTGCAACTCACCGACCGCATGGAGCACACTCAATGACTTCGCCTAGCTATGACTTCGCCTAGCTTGCCGCCGGCCGACACGACCGGCGCACCGGGCTCGAGGGGCAAGCTGGCCCAGTTGACCGCCAAACGCATCGAAGCCGACATTATCCGCCGACGGTGGCCCGTCGGTGCCCTACTCGGCTCCGAGGCCGAACTACGCGAACACTACGGGGTCAGTCGGGCCGTGCTGCGCGAAGCCATCCGCCTCACCGAGCATCACCAGGCCGCCACAATGCGTCGCGGCCCCGCGGGCGGATTGGTGGTCCGAGCCCCCGAGCCCAGCGGCGCCACCCAAGCGATGGTCATCTATCTGGAAAGCGTTGGCACCAACCTCGAAGACCTCATCGGAGCGCGGCTCCTGCTCGAGCCGCTGGCCGTGGCACTGGCCATTGAGCGCGTCGACGAGCAAGGCATCGAACATCTGCGTGCGGTCTTGGCGGCAGACGATTCCGACCTGCCCCACCGCGGCAAGTCCGGCCACGTCGTACACGTCGCGATCGGGGAGCGATCGGGCAATCCCGCAGTCGCGTTGTTCATCGAGATTCTCGCTCAGCTCACTGAGCGCTACTCGAAGGTGACCAACGGCCGCGAGCATGCCGCGACCTCGGCGGCGATCGGCCACGACGGCGTCAACGCCCATCGCGCGGTCGTCGAAGCGATCATCGGTGGCGACGTGGCGCGCGCCCAATTCGCCATGCGGAACCACCTTGAGGCCCTGGGCGCTTGGTTAGCCGATCAGGCGAAGCTGCTGTCGTATCACGCACGCCCCTCGGCCTTCGACAATGTCATCAGCGGCGACAAGCTGGCCGAGGTTGTAGCAGAACGGATTCGACAAGACATCCGTCAAGCCGACGGACGAGTCGGCGATGTACTGGGCTCGGAAACCATCCTGCAAGACCGCTACGCCGTAAGCCGCTCGGTGCTGCGCGAAGCCATCCGCTTGCTCGAATATCACTCCATCGCCCAGATGCGAAGGGGACCTGGTGGCGGACTCGTGGTGTCGGCACCCGACGCCGAGGCGAGCGTGGAGACGATGAGCTTATACCTTGACTACCGCCACATCGAGGTCCGCGATCTGCTCGGGGTGCAGGAGTCCATTGAGCTGGGCTGTATAGACAATGTCGCGGCGCGTATCAACGAACCCGGCGTGGCCGACCGGTTGCGCGGATCGCTGTTGATCGACGAGCACACACCGGAATCCGACGTGCTGGAAGCCGCCCGGTTATTCCACGCCGAGCTCGCCGACCTCAGCGGCAACCCGATTCTTGAACTCTTCCTCAAGGTGCTGCTGGAGCTGTGGGTACGTCACAGCGCCGCGCTTCCGGTGAAAAACCCCGCCGCCGGGCCCCGCGCCCCGGAGCTGGCCGCCGTGCACGCCGCGATCGTCGACGCGTTGCTGGCCAACGACTCCGGCCTGGCCAAGAACCGACTGCGCCGCTACCTCCGTGCACTCGGCGACTGGTGGCAAGCCTGATCCTGGCGCTTCAGACCCGCCGATCGGGCTCAGGCACCGGCGACATCGAGCCCTCGCCCTAACATCGCCGTCGAGCGCTCGGCGAACTGCGCCGCCCGCTGTTCGTCGAATCCCCCATTGCGCAACAGCGTCGCCAGCCGACTATTGATCAATGAGAACACCAGAGCGGCAAGCACTTCAAAGTAGCTCACGTCCTTAACCGGGCAACCCCGCAAGGACTCGTAGTGCTGCAGTATCGCCTCACGACACGGAATACCCGGCAGTCTGTTCAGCCCGCCGGCCTCACAGATGTACTCCTCGAACATCAACCACCACCCGACGTCGATGCCGGCCGGGCCGATGGTAGCGGCCTCCCAGTCCAGCATCGACACCACAGACAGATCCGTTCCAAAGATCATGTTGCCGATGCGTGCATCGCCCCACACCACCACCGGTGCGACATCGGCGGGTCGGGCGCGTTGCACATAACGCAGCCCATCAGTGATGCAGGACCGGTTGATCTGCAGATCAGCATCGGCCCACCTCGCCCACGCTGTCACATGCTCGACGTAGTCCTGCAAGGGATTACCGGTCGATGACTTGGGCGAAAGCACCGATGCGACCCGCCGCGGATCTAGTTGATGCAGCTCGGCCAGCCGTGCCAGCGCATTGTCATACAAGCGCGCGCGCTCGGCGGCTGACAACTCGGCCACCCAGCCACGCTGGTGATAGCTCGGCACATCGGTCGGTATCCGGCCGTCGATTCGATTCATCAGGTAAAAGGCGGCACCGAACCACCGCGACTCGGGTTCGGCGAAGCGAATTTGCGGCAACGGAAGTCGGCACGCGCCAGCCAGCGCCTGCATGACCGCGGCCTGATGCAGCGCATCGCTGGTCGGAAAGAGCTGATGGCGGGTCGGCTCAATGCGCAGCACCAGGCTGTCATCGTGTTCGGTCGACGCGGCATCCAACCACCGCACACGACACATCACCGTCTCGTTGGAAAATCCGCTCTTCGACGGCGTCACTTCCACATCGTGAACGACGCGCGCACCCGCCTTGGCAACGAACCAGCGGCGCAGCGTGCGACCGGTGGCATCGATGTCGCGCTGCGTGGCAATGGTCACAGACGTCGCCTCCCCAGTCCGACACCGATGCCTGACCCACGACGATAATAGAGTATAAGGAAAGGATGGAAACCTTCGAACCTCATGGTTCGACGCAGGACCGGTTCGGCGCATACCTCCTGCCGGGACGAGTACACGATCCACGCGTTGCCATCGGGCAGGCGCGGGCCGCAGAACATACGGGGCTGTCCACCGCGTGGATCGGTGAACGGTTGGGTAACAAGGACATCGGGCCGCTCGCGGCCGCCGTCGCCCAGGCGACGACCACCATCAAGGTCGCCTCCGGCGTGACCAACATCGGGTTGCGCCACCCGATTCAGCTGGCCTCGACTGCCATGACGCTGCAGGGATTGGCCAGCGGCCGC contains:
- a CDS encoding cytochrome P450; this translates as METKLEPFDFRLSEYGKATEYVQPPQPYLAQKVADLRYERVEEGVVYLYRHDDIIKINRHPKVLGVGGRGPAFGVPMPLIPLEIDGDDHAKWRRILDPMFTPKQVARLEDAVRQLAGELVDGFAGDDIVDITQRYCVPLPCLTFLQLFGAPTKDLDFFLQFMKDILHPTGKTAEENQEIGAAAGMRLVTYFTEHLANRRATEPRDDVLGILLETEIDGERLNDMELMNIITLMMFAGLDTVTSSLSLMLDWLARHPDERARVIADTSLIRGLVEELLRYESPVPVGTRYPTEDVDLGDGLVIKAGEAILASWATANLDASVHDDPLRINIDRPRHQHIAFASGTHRCLGSNLARMELKIAIEELHKRLPHYELAPGEDVRYVNLPVRSAEYLPLKFLNG
- a CDS encoding AMP-binding protein codes for the protein MRTFRPLQSRAEGLIHEECHMYRLTLGDVLDQNSRTYPDKVATVCGEHRYTYRQLRERVDRLAGCLKNAGVGEGDRLLWLGQNCHRLLELILASARLGAMTCPVNWRQSVDEFVFVIEDLDPKVVVWQEDITGDVSKEARTKVGGEALWVQHDGDGEDGYERLLAANEPNSSFGDVDPALPVVVMYTAAFGGRPNGSMITQLGLLTQDANLFYLAEITSEYVYLNCGPLFHIGSLMFTVATFHIGGTNVFIARAEPQYVMEAISRERCVSGFVLPPTIEKIVELNADGAHDLTSFRSPFPVPGWVDMVSPDTSAFFRGGYGQTEATGFNCFAGYGGKAGVSTAGRPSPWTRVYILDEDGREVPQGEVGEITFDGPMVHAGYWNRPQINAERTRSGGWRTNDLGLRDEGGIINFIGPKTQMIKSGVENIYPAEVERCIEEIDAVKEAAIIGVPDAQYVQSVKAIIVVEPGHTVTAEDVIAHCKARIASYKKPKFVEFLDALPRLVTGGKDYALLDQKFGGGGYPGGGTRSQ
- a CDS encoding FadR/GntR family transcriptional regulator, whose translation is MTSPSLPPADTTGAPGSRGKLAQLTAKRIEADIIRRRWPVGALLGSEAELREHYGVSRAVLREAIRLTEHHQAATMRRGPAGGLVVRAPEPSGATQAMVIYLESVGTNLEDLIGARLLLEPLAVALAIERVDEQGIEHLRAVLAADDSDLPHRGKSGHVVHVAIGERSGNPAVALFIEILAQLTERYSKVTNGREHAATSAAIGHDGVNAHRAVVEAIIGGDVARAQFAMRNHLEALGAWLADQAKLLSYHARPSAFDNVISGDKLAEVVAERIRQDIRQADGRVGDVLGSETILQDRYAVSRSVLREAIRLLEYHSIAQMRRGPGGGLVVSAPDAEASVETMSLYLDYRHIEVRDLLGVQESIELGCIDNVAARINEPGVADRLRGSLLIDEHTPESDVLEAARLFHAELADLSGNPILELFLKVLLELWVRHSAALPVKNPAAGPRAPELAAVHAAIVDALLANDSGLAKNRLRRYLRALGDWWQA
- a CDS encoding phosphotransferase family protein; this translates as MTIATQRDIDATGRTLRRWFVAKAGARVVHDVEVTPSKSGFSNETVMCRVRWLDAASTEHDDSLVLRIEPTRHQLFPTSDALHQAAVMQALAGACRLPLPQIRFAEPESRWFGAAFYLMNRIDGRIPTDVPSYHQRGWVAELSAAERARLYDNALARLAELHQLDPRRVASVLSPKSSTGNPLQDYVEHVTAWARWADADLQINRSCITDGLRYVQRARPADVAPVVVWGDARIGNMIFGTDLSVVSMLDWEAATIGPAGIDVGWWLMFEEYICEAGGLNRLPGIPCREAILQHYESLRGCPVKDVSYFEVLAALVFSLINSRLATLLRNGGFDEQRAAQFAERSTAMLGRGLDVAGA